One window from the genome of Methylomarinovum caldicuralii encodes:
- a CDS encoding lysylphosphatidylglycerol synthase transmembrane domain-containing protein → MADLTSAGQGGISSRFPLRRILLPLGIGLGFSGFLLYQDIRQSGDEMWRALQALARPEERTVLWLILAVAMVLLRDLAYMLQLRLLSERRLSWRAVVEIVLLWDFFAAVSPSILGGAAVAVFMLTRERIGIGRSTAIVFTTVLFDEIFYLLMVPLGLWMAGYEAVFRPLQLIHHPWLTVGMQTAFWSAYGLIAAYVALLGASLFVWPQSVNRALRWLFMVPWLKRWRRWGLRTARDLLITSVALRRRTTGWWLRIWGVTALAWLARYGVLNCLLAAFAAGPFGWSEHALAFARQAALFIVMVLSPTPGSAGVAEAGFALMFADLVAPGLVIPLALLWRMLSYYPYLFVGVPVMSRWLQRVYGTGKG, encoded by the coding sequence GTGGCTGATTTGACGTCCGCCGGACAGGGGGGAATTTCCAGCCGCTTCCCCCTGCGCCGGATTCTGCTGCCGCTGGGGATCGGTCTGGGGTTCAGCGGTTTCCTCCTTTATCAGGACATCCGCCAAAGCGGTGATGAGATGTGGCGGGCGCTGCAGGCGCTGGCCCGGCCGGAGGAGCGCACGGTCCTGTGGCTGATCCTGGCGGTGGCGATGGTGCTGCTGCGCGATCTCGCCTACATGCTGCAGCTGCGCCTCCTGAGCGAGCGGCGCCTGTCGTGGCGGGCGGTGGTCGAGATCGTGTTGCTGTGGGATTTCTTCGCCGCCGTCTCCCCCTCAATTCTGGGCGGGGCAGCGGTGGCGGTGTTCATGCTGACCCGGGAGCGTATCGGTATCGGCCGCAGCACCGCCATCGTCTTCACCACGGTGCTGTTCGACGAGATTTTCTATCTGCTGATGGTGCCGCTGGGCCTTTGGATGGCCGGTTACGAGGCGGTGTTCCGGCCGTTGCAGCTGATTCATCATCCCTGGTTGACGGTGGGGATGCAGACCGCCTTTTGGAGCGCCTACGGGCTCATCGCCGCCTATGTGGCCCTGCTGGGGGCGAGTCTGTTCGTCTGGCCCCAGTCGGTCAACCGCGCGCTGCGCTGGCTGTTCATGGTGCCTTGGCTCAAGCGCTGGCGGCGGTGGGGGCTGCGTACTGCCCGGGATCTTTTGATCACTTCGGTGGCATTGCGCCGGCGCACCACCGGGTGGTGGCTGCGGATCTGGGGCGTCACCGCCCTGGCCTGGCTGGCCCGCTACGGGGTCCTCAACTGCCTGCTGGCCGCCTTCGCCGCCGGGCCTTTCGGTTGGAGTGAGCATGCTCTGGCTTTCGCGCGTCAGGCGGCGTTGTTCATCGTCATGGTGTTGTCGCCGACACCGGGCAGTGCCGGAGTGGCGGAGGCGGGTTTCGCGCTGATGTTCGCCGATCTGGTCGCCCCGGGGCTGGTGATTCCGTTGGCGCTGCTGTGGCGGATGCTCAGTTATTACCCGTACCTGTTCGTCGGCGTGCCGGTGATGTCACGCTGGTTGCAGCGGGTTTACGGAACTGGAAAGGGGTAA
- a CDS encoding ABC transporter ATP-binding protein, translating to MIDIHIERKAFAASGRAASHTAIAGLELHLAEHEFVCLVGPSGCGKTTLLNLIAGLERDFEGHIQFHKTNTPRLGYVFQEPRLLPWRTVRENLALALPADVEPALLDKLLEIAGLTAFQHTYPTRLSLGMSRRVALVRAFAARPDLLLMDEPFVSLDAPTAARMRQLLQDLWQRRPHTVLFVTHDLREALELGDRIVFLSPPPARVIREMTPPPRPRDRDTLERLYRRIRGD from the coding sequence ATGATCGACATCCACATCGAACGCAAGGCCTTTGCCGCCAGCGGCAGGGCCGCTTCCCACACCGCCATCGCCGGCCTTGAGCTGCATCTGGCGGAACACGAATTCGTCTGCCTGGTGGGGCCGTCCGGCTGCGGCAAGACCACGCTGCTCAACCTGATCGCCGGGCTGGAGCGGGATTTCGAGGGCCACATCCAATTCCACAAAACCAACACCCCGCGCCTGGGTTATGTCTTTCAGGAGCCGCGCCTGCTCCCCTGGCGCACGGTGCGGGAAAACCTGGCGCTGGCGTTGCCGGCGGACGTGGAACCGGCCCTGCTCGACAAACTGCTGGAAATTGCCGGCCTGACCGCCTTTCAGCATACCTACCCCACCCGCCTTTCCCTGGGGATGAGCCGCCGGGTCGCTCTGGTACGGGCGTTCGCAGCCCGGCCGGATCTGTTGCTCATGGACGAACCCTTCGTCTCCCTGGATGCGCCCACCGCCGCCCGCATGCGGCAATTGCTGCAGGATCTGTGGCAACGCCGCCCCCACACGGTGCTGTTCGTCACCCACGATCTACGCGAAGCCCTGGAACTGGGCGACCGCATCGTCTTCCTGTCCCCTCCGCCGGCCCGCGTCATCCGGGAAATGACGCCCCCCCCCCGCCCCCGCGACCGGGACACCCTGGAACGCCTGTACCGCCGGATCCGCGGCGATTGA
- a CDS encoding ABC transporter permease translates to MQRLIVPLSLLSLVLLWQGLAVWLASPLLPSPWQVFQRLGSEAAGGELLHHLGVTLGRLGISFVAAMLLGCTLGILMGRHPLLDRWLDPWLTVFLNIPALVTIILCYVWFGLTEAAAILAVVVNKLPNVAVTLREGSRHLDTGLLEMAQVYRFGRWKTLRHVIWPQLYPFVVTAARTGLALIWKIILVVELLGRSDGMGYQLHLFFQLFDVTGILAYTVAFVIVIQLLEWTVLQPLDRFANRWRR, encoded by the coding sequence ATGCAGCGCCTGATCGTCCCCCTGTCGCTGCTGTCCCTGGTGCTGCTGTGGCAGGGACTGGCCGTCTGGCTGGCATCGCCCCTGCTGCCGTCGCCGTGGCAGGTGTTCCAGCGCCTGGGCAGTGAAGCCGCTGGCGGCGAACTGCTGCATCACCTGGGCGTGACCCTGGGACGGCTGGGAATCAGCTTCGTGGCGGCGATGCTGCTGGGCTGCACTCTTGGCATCCTCATGGGCCGCCATCCGCTGCTGGACCGCTGGCTCGATCCCTGGCTGACGGTGTTTCTCAACATCCCTGCGCTGGTGACCATCATCCTGTGTTACGTCTGGTTCGGGCTCACCGAGGCGGCGGCCATCCTCGCGGTGGTGGTGAACAAACTGCCCAACGTGGCGGTCACACTGCGGGAGGGCAGCCGCCATCTGGATACCGGCCTGCTGGAAATGGCGCAGGTCTATCGCTTCGGCCGCTGGAAGACCCTGCGCCACGTCATCTGGCCCCAGCTCTACCCTTTCGTGGTCACCGCCGCCCGCACCGGGCTGGCATTGATCTGGAAGATCATCCTGGTGGTGGAACTGCTGGGACGCAGCGACGGCATGGGCTATCAGCTCCACCTGTTCTTCCAGCTGTTCGACGTCACCGGCATCCTGGCCTACACCGTCGCCTTCGTCATCGTCATCCAGCTGCTCGAATGGACCGTCCTCCAACCCCTGGACCGCTTCGCCAACCGCTGGCGCCGATGA
- a CDS encoding ABC transporter substrate-binding protein: MKAFLILTALLAWLVPQARAGSRDITVGALAYGTFNWELTVIEREGLDRRQGFHLKIRKLANPQAGRIGLQGGSVDLIVTNWLWVARQRSGGHDFTAAPYSLTHGALIVPPDSPIRGIADLKGRRIGVAGSPLYENWILLKTLAKREYGLDLEQDARPVFGAPPLLNQQLRQGRLDALLNYWHYAARLEAAGYRRLLDGGELLTRLGVTPPVPTLSYVFRQRWAADRRDTVTAFLRAAYGAKDAICSDRRAWRYVAPLTGSTDPKIQAALRQRYCQGRLRHWGAPERKAAARLYALLHEAGGDALTGPAATLPRGTFWADFVLPR, from the coding sequence ATGAAAGCTTTCCTCATCCTGACCGCCCTGCTGGCCTGGCTCGTGCCGCAGGCCCGGGCCGGCAGCCGCGACATCACCGTCGGGGCGCTGGCCTACGGCACCTTCAACTGGGAGCTGACCGTCATCGAGCGGGAAGGGCTGGACCGGCGCCAGGGCTTCCATCTCAAGATCCGCAAACTCGCCAATCCCCAGGCCGGCCGCATCGGCCTTCAGGGCGGCAGCGTGGATCTGATCGTCACCAACTGGCTGTGGGTGGCGCGCCAGCGCAGCGGCGGGCACGATTTCACCGCCGCGCCCTATTCCCTCACCCACGGCGCCCTGATCGTGCCCCCGGACTCTCCCATCCGGGGCATCGCCGATCTGAAGGGCAGGCGCATCGGCGTTGCCGGCAGCCCCCTGTACGAGAACTGGATCCTGCTCAAGACCCTGGCCAAACGTGAATACGGCCTCGATCTGGAACAGGACGCCCGGCCGGTGTTCGGGGCCCCGCCGCTGCTCAATCAGCAATTGCGCCAGGGCCGTCTCGACGCCCTGCTCAACTACTGGCACTACGCCGCCCGCCTGGAAGCGGCGGGTTACCGCCGCCTGCTCGACGGCGGCGAACTGCTGACCCGGTTAGGGGTCACCCCGCCGGTGCCGACCCTCAGCTACGTGTTCCGGCAGCGCTGGGCCGCCGACCGCCGCGATACGGTCACCGCCTTCCTGCGCGCCGCCTACGGAGCCAAGGACGCCATCTGCAGCGACCGGCGGGCCTGGCGCTACGTCGCACCCCTGACCGGCAGCACCGATCCCAAGATCCAGGCTGCTCTGCGGCAACGCTACTGCCAGGGCCGTCTGCGCCACTGGGGGGCGCCGGAACGCAAGGCCGCCGCCCGGCTTTACGCCCTGCTGCACGAAGCCGGCGGTGACGCCCTGACCGGCCCGGCCGCCACCCTGCCCCGCGGCACTTTCTGGGCGGACTTCGTTCTGCCGCGCTAG
- a CDS encoding ParA family protein: protein MRRGIFNQKGGVGKSTITCNLAAISAAEGKSTLVLDLDIQGNTTHYLLGGKIEDPEETLAKFFRDTLSINPFAKNQKASARELIQDTPFPNLYLLASHPDMEELQTRLESRHKIYKLREALEQLNDFDHIYIDTPPILNFYSRSALIAAERCLIPFDCDAFSRDALYKLLEAIAEIRADHNESLIVEGVVVNQFQSRARLPQQLVEELSAEGHPVLKTRISPSVKVRESHSQARPLIHYAPDHKLTEEFRNLYRELHGEAA from the coding sequence ATGCGCAGGGGCATCTTCAATCAGAAAGGCGGTGTCGGCAAATCCACCATCACCTGCAACCTGGCGGCCATCAGCGCCGCCGAGGGCAAATCCACCCTGGTGCTGGACCTGGACATCCAGGGCAACACCACCCACTATCTCCTGGGCGGCAAGATCGAGGACCCGGAGGAAACCCTGGCCAAGTTCTTCCGCGACACCCTCAGCATCAACCCCTTCGCCAAGAACCAGAAGGCCTCGGCCCGGGAGCTGATCCAGGACACCCCCTTCCCGAATCTCTACCTCCTCGCCTCCCATCCGGACATGGAGGAGCTGCAGACCCGGCTGGAATCGCGCCACAAGATCTACAAGCTGCGCGAGGCGCTGGAACAGCTCAACGACTTCGACCACATCTACATCGACACCCCGCCGATCCTCAATTTCTACAGCCGCTCGGCCCTGATCGCCGCCGAGCGCTGTCTGATTCCCTTCGACTGCGACGCCTTCTCCCGTGACGCCCTCTACAAGCTGCTGGAGGCCATCGCCGAGATCCGCGCCGACCACAACGAGAGCCTGATCGTCGAGGGCGTGGTGGTCAACCAGTTCCAGAGCCGCGCCCGCCTGCCCCAGCAGCTGGTGGAGGAGCTGAGCGCCGAGGGCCATCCGGTGCTCAAGACCCGCATCTCCCCCTCGGTGAAGGTGCGCGAGTCCCACAGCCAGGCCCGGCCCCTGATCCACTATGCCCCGGATCACAAGCTGACCGAGGAGTTCAGGAACCTGTATCGGGAACTGCACGGCGAGGCGGCATGA